The genomic region agctttatcttggatggtgttgagcatctTGAGAGTTGAAGACTCcagtatgtttttttttcattccaaGATTATTTTTCAAAAATGAGCTTAAATTCTTAAATTGCCACGGTTACCAGTTAACTTGAATTCTCTGGATTACTTAGCCATTAACGACTGCACAGAATCAAAGTATTATATTGTGCAAAAGGAGGGCATTCAGCCAGTATTCCTGTGCTGACTCTTAGAGCAATCCCATTAATCCCGCTGCTGTGCGGTTTTCCCCCCATAGCTCTGTTTTATTTCTTTAAGTGGTTCTATGTACTTGTTGCTGTTGTCATCCTAGATAGTGGGAGAGGTTACAGGTTTGGGAGTTGCCATTGAATGTTAttggatctgcttccatcaccctttcaggtagtgcatttaaaatgtttcctcatgtcacctctggttctcttTCTAATCACCTCAAGTCTGCATCCTCTGGTTGCCACTGGAAGCATTTtttccctatttactctatcaagaTATGTTGTGGAGTGTTTCATGATGGCAATGGTGCATTTTATATTTCTTGTGCCAATAGGTATGGTAATATTTTACACGTCTTCATCCGGATATCGCGAGATGAAGGACTCAAGACCTTGTACAGTGGATTCACGCctaccatccttggggtaattCCTTACGCTGGGCTCAGCTTCTTCACTTACGAAACGTGCAAGAAATTACATGCAGGTATGGCTGCAGCTCGTAGTATGGTGAGCTTTGGAGGGAGTGTGCAGATCACAGTTTCCATGTTGTTTGAGCAGGTCGTGGAGCCAAGCTTGAGAGACCCCTGCCCCCATCAACAAATGGGATTTTATGTGATTTACAATACCATTTTGGCCGAGTGTGGCTTTTTGTTCTATCTTAGTTTGTACATCCAGAAAGGTCCTAATCCCAATGTGCCCTCGTCCCCAATGAGACATATAATTTAGATTTTTGCCTCCGTTATTCCATCTGCAAGTCAATTCCATACGTCTTCGTTCATGAAGATTTTCCTGTTGTCAGTCCTAACATTAACTTTGATTATAATGAAATTAGAAGATGCTGAAAACACACAGCACAATAGGCAGTGTTGGTGGAGAAACAAAGTTAGTATTTCAGGTCATTGACCTTGTGTCAGACTGTCAAACATTGGAAATGTATTggtttttaagcaagtacagagaaaGGAAAATAgtggagggaaggaaagaagaaaagggaaggtcagtgataaAGTTGAAGCTAGAATTACTAGTTTGTACTTATTTCTTTCTGTCCTAATCACAGCTGAGTTAGAACTAAAATCCCAACTTATCTATTTTGTACCCTGAGCTTTTCTATACAGCcatctctctctcgttcacttAAAGCCCAAATTTAACCGGTGTTTATTTTTTGGtttccagttttttttaatcCTCCTTATTCTGGGGGACAGAAGGGACAGTTTATTTTTCACTGAAGCCTGGATGTAGGGCCAAGTGCAACAAAGCTGAACATAACTGGAGCAAAGATGAGAGAGCGTCATAGAGGAGtatagaggccattcagcccagtgtgtctgcaccagcttttTCCAAGAGCTATCTAGTTAATCCCacttgagggagatggagagcgggtgggaaagtggaattgaagcccaaggtTAGCCATcttcataatgaatggtggaacagaattGATGGATTGTATGGTCTGCTCCTCCTAtcccttgtgttcttgtgttgtgCTGCTCTGTAGGAACTGTGCCAGTTACTAACAGCAGGTGTAGTCAGATAGCAGCTTGTGACTACCCTTCCTTtcagagggagtgagagcaacTTGTGATgtccactgaccccctccactgcAATCCCATGTGTGAAAATGCCACTTCCTATTAAGCGTTGCTTgaggagtcagagacttgggccaGCATCTTCCTGTATTTATTTTCAATTTACCAGAGCAATGATTATTGCTGGCTACTGGCCTTTGGAACTTGTACTCCAAGGTTTGCTTTAAGTCAGTAGCCTTTAACCCTAAGCATGGAAAGTAGAAAGGGTCAAATGCAAGAGGGCAGAAGATTTAAAAAGTGTGGTCAACACATTGAATGGGCAAATTAGTAGTCTGCTTATAGAATGATGCAATAcacatggaggccattcagcccatctggccTATGACAGCTCTTTGGTAACTAGTGCTATCCAATCCCATGCTCTGCTGCTGTAAATTTTTCCCCTTCGAATAtttatccaattaccttttgaaagttcctattaaatctgcttccaccaccctttcgggcAGAGTATTCCAGTTCATaatctgtgtttaaaaaaagacaaaaaaattctcctcatgttGCCTCAGCTTCTTCCATTAATTCCATTAAATCTGTGACTTCTGGTTACCAATCCTCCAGccagtgaaaatatttttccctcCCCCGCTCTGCTTTATCAGAACCcaccataattttgaacacctctatcaaatctcccttgccattctctgttctaaggaggacagtcccagcttctccagcctacccacgtATCTGAAGCCCTGTATGGATTAATTAAGAGGGGCCGAATACCCTCCCTTATTCACAAGTATCTTGTGAGACTAATCACTAGGAAAGGACATGTTTTAATGGGCCTGTAGCTTATAATGTACGTGTGTGATTTGATTTCAGAGTACACTGAGAGAGCCTATCCGTACCCCCATGAGCGGCTACTTTTCGGAGCATGTGCTGGCCTGATTGGCCAGTCAGCCTCCTACCCGCTGGATGTGGTGCGGCGGCGGATGCAGACAGCGGGGGTGCAATGCCGCAAGTACACCGGCATTGTTGAGACGATGCGCCAGATTGTGGCAGAAGAGGGTTCTATCAGTGGCCTGTACAAGGGCCTCAGCATGAACTGGTTAAAGGGCCCCATTGCCGTGGGGACCAGTTTCACCACCTTCGACCTCATGCAGATTCTGCTCCGCAAAATTCAGGACCATGGTACCTTGCAAAGGTAGTAATTACAAGGACGGACAATCTGGAACCTGAGATTGAATGAAGAAAGATGTGTCACACTTAATAAGTGTCCAGGATGGGAATTGACAATTGCTGGACAAGTATTTACAAACTGGAGCAACAGTGTGCGAGGCAGTGGAGTTAATTGTGCCATAATGGTAGTTGAAACACTGCATCCTGAATCTCCCACCCTGACACTGTTGAAATAGCCTAATTTAATATTGATTTTTGTTGAGGCCTCTTTAAGTTGTCTGCTTTTCAAGATAAAGTTGTAATGGGTTTACACAGCACAGGAATACTGTGTATCCTGCACGGCTTCCATGCAACATATATGCGAATAATGTTCCCATTCAGTAAAGAGAGGCTGTGACTGACTGCATGCTGGAAGGTCCCAGGTCTGGTTTCTGCCATTGGTCTCAGCATTAGGGAAGTTTGTGGGCACTGGATGGGAAGCAGGTAGGATTCCTGATTGCTGtccagcactgtggatataccaaGGGAGAGCAGGTGCAGATTTGGGTGGGCTGCACTTTTCCCTGCacggacacccccccccccccccccccccccccccccccagccccaaccTTGGTGAAGATAGCCTGCAGAAACAGCTGTGCTGCCTCGCCCTTGAGAGAGCCGCCCTATGAGCTGTATTGCAGTTGGAGCCGACTCCTTCAAGAAGTGCTTACAAAAAAAGCTTTGGGCACGCATTCACAATCCGCGATCTAAAATGACAAAAGATGCTGGGTTGGAAGTCTACAACTGCACCTTGTCAAACTTTTTAAGTAATTTAttttagttttaaaaatatttacaaagcccctacacccccaaacTAGACAAGCTGACGTTTCCTTGATAGTTGGAACATTACATACGAGGCTTTAACCCATTGTTGTTTGGATCAATGAAGTCCAAACTAGCAGCTGTTCCTCTTTTATCCCTTTTGCAAAGGGCTCTCACTTTTTTGGGACAAGAGAACTTGGGAATCCTAGCAGTTTACTGTTGCCAAGTGTTCAGTTTTCTCATCTGAAAGGTTTCTGATATCCCACTAATAACTTATTAAAATTATCTGTTTATGAAGGGGCTATTGACAAGTGATTTGAATGTTGCCAAACACAGAAGCTCCTTATCTCCACCTGGTGCTCTCTTTAGCTCTAATGTATCTCTTGAGGAGGTGACATTCCTTTAAGGAATGTACATCATCTCTTCCCTAACCCTGTgtggtacctgtcctgggagtgtttgatggggacagtgtagaatgagctttactctgtatctaaccccgtgctgtacctgtcctgggagtgtttgatggggatagtgtagagggagctttacttcgTATCTAACCccacgctgtacctgtcctgggagtgtttgatggggacagtgtagagtgagctttacttcGTATCTAACTTATGCATCTTAGCTGGAACTGCTCGATCTGTCATTAGATGCCTGAAATGGGTTTTGTTCCATTTTCCTGCAGTATTCCTTGATGAGCACAAAAATTTAAAGCCAAATTGAAGGAGTGCTTCTAGTTTGTGAAAACAAGAATGCGGTGCAAATGGGGAATGGCACTTATTGGACTATGTCCCAGTCAGATCGTGAAAGGATATAAATCCAGAATGGatgtttaaagaaaaaaaacagaaaggagATAATTGATCTTGTTTCCTATAACACATTCCCACTTTCCTGCTTTAAAATTCCAATGGTAAAGGAGCCGTCACAATGAAATctgtagagaaaaaaaatctccagaGGTTCTCATGGGAGATGAAGTGTTGGAGCGAATTAACACTCTCCCGTGTCCCTTACTCAGCCCATCCAAAATGTCTGTCTGCTATTTCAGCCCACCCAAAAAGTCTCTCTTTTCCCATACCTCAGCCTACCCAAAGTATTTCTCTAGCCCAGCTTATTCTGTCTTGTTTTCACAAAACAATGATTATCTTGTATGATATTTGCAATTCGACATTTTTTTCCCATAGCATTGTCCAGCTATTTCAGGTCACCAAACACAGTAGGGAATGGACCTCCACCaccggggtggtggtggtggtggggggttgctTTGTGCCTCCTGTCGGTGAGGACTTTGTTGGGGTCTGGCCTGTTACCTAAAGTTGCAGCACTGGTTGCTGTGTAACTGCAACAGTAACTGCCATGAGACCTGGTGTGGACGTGCACAGTgtatatggggagagaggggaccAGTCATGTTGCTTCATTGCTGGATTCCAATCTGCATCAAGATCCAATGTGGCCCTGGGATTTGCCTTTTATCACAAGTGACTTTGATTCAAAGATGTTGAACTGCAGTCAGTTATTTGAGTTgatgaaaaataaaattatttgagTTTAAAAAAGAGAGACTGCTGTTATTTTGTTTGGTGGGGCGAAGACCCAAGAATTGTGGAGAATGTCGGACATTTTTGTTCCCCATCTGATTCCACATCGCTACCTGAAGTTGTGACTCTGGATAAGGAGCCATTCAGCCaatgtcagtcagtcagccagccagccatCCTCTCGGGAGTGCCAGCCTAGACCAGGAGCACCTTCCAGCTGTTTGACCATGGGGTGCGTCAAGCTTACTTCTCATCTTCACCTGTAGTCTGCTCATAAACTTCCTGGGGAAGGAGACATTACTGGAAACTGACCTTGAACTGTCTGTCGCCAATTCTGTATCAAATTTTCATTGAAGTACAGGGGTGCAGAGTCCATTTGTAGCTCCATGTGGTGCCACTGCTACGTACAAGTTTAGTTATTTCAGCACAAGCTGGATTCAACCTAAGGGGCTTGGTGTTGAGTGACTCCTTAGAACGGAAAGTCACGGATCCACCATGGGAGCGTTGCACCAAAGTTGTCCCATCTCAATGGCAGGCAGTGCTTTGCAAAGCTGGACATAGAAGTTGCTGATGCATGTGTTATGATGTACCAGTGGAAATGAGTGCGCGCGCGCATGTCACAGCTCAGGGTAGTTTTAAACACTAATCATTCAAGGTtatctttgaaattctcatcaCCTCATGCTGAACCTAATCCTCAGCCAACCTGTTCATAGAGAAGTGTTGCGCTAGTGTGTACCAATGGATGCTACCACTGTCGTTCCAGGGCTGGGAAGAAAGGACGTGGAGAGAAAATTAGAGGTCCAGCTCTTGATACAGTTCAAAAGTGTGCGTATTTGGTGAGACAGCAACACCTTCCActcattagggcagatgaccaaaatcttggtcaaagagaaagttttaagaagtgtcttaaaggggagaggttcagggagtgaattccagagcttagggcaagGGGAGCTTGAAGGTGTGACAACCAATGGTAGATCAGTTAAAATTGGGAACGTGCAAGTGGCCAAGAGCGTTTTAGGGCTGCAGGAGGAGGTTGCAACCAGGGCGACTGAAATTTCAAAACCAGGATGAAAATTCTGATCTCGAAGCGTTTCTGAGCCTGGAGTCAATATAGGTCAACCAGCAGAGGaggatgggtgaacaggacttggtgtgagttaggaaatGGGGTAacagggttttggatgagctgaggtTTAATGTGATTGGAAAGTGGGAGACCaatcaggagagcattggaatagtagataaaagcaaaaaactgcggatgctggaaatccaaaacaaaaataaaaataaaaatggaatagTAGAATCTGGACAGGATCGGGTAGTGCTGGGATCAAAGTCTTCTAATAACTATGTCCAGGCTATGCAAGATAACCACCCTGTTGACTGGTACCTTTGTAAGAGGAGAGGGTCAAGAACACCATTGAAATTTTCAGATTTAGAGACCCTATCCCCTATTTATTTTTTGTTGCTTTCTGTAGTAAATTTGTTTGGCAGCAGAGGGTGCTGTTTCACAGGAGATCATTTGAAAATTTGCCTGCAGTGGTTTTTGTGAAGACGCTACTGCCATCTTTTgcgagggaagagagagaaacaactgGTAGCTGCATGGGAGACTATACTATAAATGCATTTACCCTCTTGACATTAAGTTTTGTGGCCAAGATACTTTTTATTCAAAATTTAAAACATTACGGTATGGAATGATAGCACTAATCTCTGTATTGCTCCAAACTGGGGTCTTGTGCTTCCCCTGCTTTCATCATACCCacgtcttcagctgcctaaggaatttcctccctaaacctctacctctctcctcctttaagttgctTCTTAAAACCTGTCCCTTTGACCAGCTTTTTCTTACTTGCCCTAGTATTTTTCTACAACGGGGGTGTGCGCGCTAACCACTGAGCAACAGCCAGAAGGTTGTGTTCAAATCCTGTTCAAAGACTTGAGCTCAAAAATTAAGACTGACACTCCGAGTGCAGTACTGACACTATCAGAGGTGGTATTTTTTGGATCAGATGCTGAACTAAAGCCTCGCCTGCTTTCTCAGGTGCATGTAAAATATCCCACTATTTTGAAGGCCAGGTGAAGTACCTCTGGTgtcttagccaatatttatcctcagtCACTAAAAAAAATGGTCATCTGgtcctcattgctgtttgtaggagtttgctgtgcaaaaattggctgacacatttcctacgttacaacagtgactacacttcattttagggggaggcgatggtgtagtggtattgtcgctggactagtattccagagaaaaacagaattacctggaaaaactcagcaggtctggcagcatcggcggagaagaaaagagttgacgtttcgagtcctcatgacccttcgacagaacttgagtgaatccaagaaaggggtgaaatataagctggtttaaggtgtgtgagtggggggtgcagtttgggtggggggagagaagtggagggggttggtgtggttgcagggacaaacaagcagtgatagaagcagatcatcaaaatatgtcacagacaacagaacaaaagaacacataggtgttgaagttggtgatattatctaaatgaatgtgctaattaagaatggatggtagggcactcaaggtacagctctagtgggggtggggggagcataaaagatttaaaagtatttaaaaataatggaaataggtgggaaaagaaaaatctatataatttattggaaaaaaacaaaaggaagggggaaacaaagggggtggggatggaggagggagctcaagacctaaagttgttgaattcaatattcagtccggaaggctgtaaagtgcctagtcggaagatgaggtgttgttcctccagtttgcgttgggcttcactggaacaatgcagcaagccaaggacagacatgtgggcaagagagcagggtggagtgttaaaatggcaagcgacagggaggtttgggtcattcttgcggacagaccgcaggtgttctgcaaagcggtcgcccagtttacgtttggtctctccaatgtagaggagaccacattgggagcaatgaatgcagtagactaagttgggggaaatgcaagtgaaatgctgcttcacttgaaaggaatgtttgggcccttggacggtgaggagagaggaagtgaaggggcaggtgttgcatctttttcgtgggcatggggtggtgccataggagggggttgaggagtagggggtgatggagtagaccagggtgtcccggagggagcgatccctacggaatgctgatagggggggtgaagggaagatgtgtttggtagtggcatcatgctggagttggtggaaatggaggaggatgatcctttgaatgcggaggctggtggggtgataagtgaggacaagggggaccctatcatgtttctcggagggaggagaaggcgtgagggcggatgcgtgggagatgggccggacacggttgagggccctgtcaacgactgtgggtggaatgttccgatgatgctaccttcaaaaatatgAACacgctagtattccagagacacagagtgatgctctggggacccaggttcatatcccatggtggaatttgaattcaataaaaatctagaataaaagtctgatgatgaccatgaaaccattgctgattgttgtaaaaacccacctggttcactaatgccctttggggaaggaaatctgctgtccttacctggcctaaatgtgactccaggcccacaaatatgtgattgactcttaaatgtcctctaaacaagggcaattagggatgggcaataaatgctggtccagccagtgacacccacatcctgtaaatgaataaaaaaaagtacatcattggctgtgcTTTGGACATCCTGTTGTTATCCATATCAATGTAAGTTTTGCTATGTGCGTTGGTGTCAAAATTGATTTGATTCCTCTCCCTTGTAAAGCACCTTGAGATATTTTACacttgttaaaggtgctatattaaggcaaattgttgctgctgctgaccgCCCaacttccacccccccaccccaaccggtccccatgttagccaatattgttAATTTTCTTTCTTCAGACATTCTCCCTCAAATCTTCCATCATCACCCTTCTCAAAGAAACCAACTCTTGTCCCCGTTGTCTTTGCAAACTACCGCCCCATCTCCTCTCCAAAAacccttgaacatgttgtcacctctCAAATACTTGACCATCTTTCCTGAAACTCCATGTTGGAATCCCTCCAATTGGGTTCCTGCTTCTGCCATGGACTGGAAATTACAAATTACTTCCTATTCCACGGTGACAAAAGTTCTTCTTTCTTGACCTGTCTACTGCCTTATACACAATTGACCAAaccatcctcctccagtgcctctccGCAATTGTCTAGCGTGTTGGACTTCTCTCACTTGAATTAATTAGTATCTAATCAGAGCCAGAGTATCACTTGTAATGGCTCCTCTTCCCACATCAGCCCCATTACTTTTGGTGCCTTCCGAGTGtccatccttggccccctccaatTTCTCAGCTACGTGTTGCCTCTCAACAATATCATCTGAACGCACAATGTTAATTTTCATATgcacactgacaacacccagctcaacctcTCGAACATATGAATaaggaacatacgaacaaggagcaggagtaggccattcagcccctcgagcctgctctgctatttaataagattatggctgatctgagagtaacctgaaatctgcatcccacttaccgctgataacctatcatccccttgctgaccaagaatctatccacctttgccttaaaaatattcaaaggctctgcttccgccacattttgaggaagagagttccaaagactcacgaccctctgagagaaaaacttcacctcatctctgttttaaatgggtgacgccttatttttaattagtgaccactagttctagattctcccacaagggttgggggttggtggggttgggggctggcAGCGTGGTCTAAAaccaagggacacagtctcagaataaggggtagctcatttaagactgagagactgagatgaggaatttctttactcagagggtggtgattctttggcattctctgcctcagggctgtggaggctgtTGTGGAGACTGAGAGTATGCTgaagactgagatggatagatttctacatattcaGACCATCAAGGGacacggggatagtgcaggaaaatggtgttaaggtagaagatcagccaggatctcattCAGTAGCGGAGacagctcgaagggccaaatggcctactccagctcctgtttctgatgctgTTATGTTCTTATTTGCTGCGCATTAGTTCCTGGGAACCACATGTCCATAACAAGGAATGAGAAATAATCCCTTCTAGATTACTCAAAATTGACTCCAAAAAATCATGGTCCCGTTGTTCTAAACTGAGAGGGGAGTCAATATTTTCTTCAATTTGTTACATATTAATAGAGGCACCTAGAAGATACAGACAAGCGATCGATTAGCAGGATATAAACACTGCATATCTATTAATATATTAAGCGTTTTACATCTCTATGCAGTTCCTGTTGTCAAATTTTTATATCaacttttattttcattttaatgtGGGTGTAGTAATTTATAATGTACACCTCCCATGTAAATATGTCATGCTGTGGTTGCTACCTCCCATCAGTGGTGGCACTGTACCACTTCAGTATTACTCGAGGGACTTCTGTTGTCTCACCAACCTGCTGCTGCAACAATATAAATTCAAAATATTTGTATGATTGGAAAATGAGGGCTGAATTACACTTATGTGCATTGGCCCAAATATCTCCCACCCACTACACCGTTGGTCTTGACTTGTGATCTTGTAATATATTACAAACTAGACTAGTTATACAGGAAATGTATTTTGGGAGAAAATATTGTTTTTGATCCATGCTGCAAGTGGTTACGGATAATAAAACCCAATGACCTACCTACCAATCTTGTCACAAAGAATTTTGGTCAGTTCTCACAAGAGCCACTGTGTGGCACCATTCTCACTCAAATAGGGTGTATAGCGCAGAAATAGATTGGTCAGCCCAATtagtttgtgtcagtgtttatgctaCACACAAGTCTCCTTAAACCCAACTTTGTTTCATcctatcaccatatccttctacttttttctccctcatgtgtttatccagcttccccttaaatgtgtctacactattcacctcaaccactcccctgtggtagtgagtcccacattctcaccactctctgggtaaagaagtttcttctgaattcctgattggatttattaggGGGCCTTCTGTCTCATAAAACTTTGAGTTGCGCTGCGGTAGTCAGCTCTGTGTTAACCATTACCTGATCTGGCTCAGCAGCTCCACTCCAGCACGGCAGTCTCTGAGACATTTGCTatagaggaagacagtgggctaagAAGGTGCACGATTCGGCTGGCCtatgttttctctgggccctcttctcggccagctgagcttttcgtcTCTGCTCACCTCTACCAAGGCTCTTCCGAACAGTCAGCCTGCAGAGGGCATGGCTGTCAGTAACTGTCTCCCAATTGTCAGTAtcaatgtccaccatcttcatatctctCTTGCAGGTGTCCTTGAAGCGGTGATATGGACGCGCAGGAGGCCGTGACCCAGTGGTCAGTTCACTGTACAGGAGGTCTTAGCCAACGCAGACACCATtagcttagcaatgagtgtatacTGACGGAATTATTTTGCTCCAGGACcagtttattagtgactatcttatattcatGGCCGCTAGTACTCCACACACAAGCAGAGAATTCTCTCCTTCTATCCAATCAAACGCCTTTCAGAATTTGATAGACCTCCATCCattcatccctcattcttctcttGGCTAGAGAAAAGGGCCCCACTGTGCTCAGTCTATCCTGATAGGTACAATATCTCAGATTTGGaatcatcctagtaaatctcaATATGCTCTAAGTCATGAGAAGCAGGATCAGACAGTAATTAGAAGGGGGCTAGGTCTTGCCAACATTACACGTGTACGGCACCTGCATTTAATGGCAAATGAAGAGGAGCCACCAGATCGATACTGGAATGAGTCAGAATATGACCAAAAAtataccccacatggatttctaAGACTTCGAGAGAGACAAAAGGAAATAAATGACTGAAGGCAAAACTGGTCCATTAGATATCAAAATGCAAATGAACACCTTGGTGTTCCTGCCTTATAAATACAACCTAGTTAGCGAATTAATGTGATTTAGCCAGTTAGCGGGGAACTAACTACTGGGACTCTCCTTCACAATTGGTATTTAAACATCGCCTCATTTAATCAGATTTGCTGGATTATGATGGTCTCTGGTGAGATAAAACATTGGAGTGATCATGTCCCATGCGTTATTTGTGAGAAGCACGAATTACCATGGAAAACATCACTCTCTGATCGAGAATTTTTCTACATTGGGATGAAATGTTTTGAGCTCATG from Carcharodon carcharias isolate sCarCar2 chromosome 14, sCarCar2.pri, whole genome shotgun sequence harbors:
- the slc25a42 gene encoding mitochondrial coenzyme A transporter SLC25A42 → MENVVKKSLETTPNQDVRGRRHIINSLISGAIAGAVAKTTVAPLDRAKIIFQVSSRGFSAKEVVKLIYQTYQKEGFFSLWRGNSATMVRVVPYAALQFCSHEQYKQILGSYCGTHGRPLPPLPRLLAGSMAGITATTLTYPLDLVRARMAVTQKEMYGNILHVFIRISRDEGLKTLYSGFTPTILGVIPYAGLSFFTYETCKKLHAEYTERAYPYPHERLLFGACAGLIGQSASYPLDVVRRRMQTAGVQCRKYTGIVETMRQIVAEEGSISGLYKGLSMNWLKGPIAVGTSFTTFDLMQILLRKIQDHGTLQR